The following are encoded together in the Hydrogenoanaerobacterium saccharovorans genome:
- a CDS encoding glycosyltransferase family 2 protein, which translates to MKKLAICIPAYNRPKELIDLLKSIILQIDDNNRHQVCIRVCDDCSPNDSLSSVNSFMSNYDIDFIMIRNQQNLRLDKNMLKVVSMADAQYCWLMGDDDALCTGAINKILLYCEQYPDIDVFLTNRYVCSRKLKPFMKEYLTTYKSNITVDFTNKQEVMRYFDRLYSTTCLGYATNLIIKKEKWDNVNCDKYIGTQYIHVAKYLSLLYKKGKLMLLADCLILSRFGNDNFYNSLKQRIFIDYMGFLKLSDMFSDDAEIKRLFLNVVPRHYNRVFLYAVSLTSNLSVDEIEIMHKLGYTKRDLDILKTNNKLLSFVCMNWNIFKQLFVDFNWFVKTSFITLQKIL; encoded by the coding sequence GTGAAAAAATTGGCAATATGTATACCTGCTTATAATCGACCAAAAGAATTAATTGATTTGTTAAAGTCTATTATATTACAAATAGACGATAATAATAGACATCAAGTATGCATTCGAGTTTGTGATGATTGTTCTCCGAATGATAGTTTGAGTAGTGTAAATTCTTTTATGAGTAATTATGATATTGATTTTATAATGATAAGAAATCAACAAAATTTAAGATTAGATAAAAATATGTTGAAAGTCGTGAGTATGGCTGATGCTCAATATTGCTGGTTAATGGGTGATGATGATGCACTTTGTACTGGTGCAATAAATAAAATTTTATTATATTGTGAACAATATCCGGATATAGACGTATTTTTAACCAACCGATATGTTTGTAGTAGAAAATTAAAACCATTTATGAAGGAATATTTAACGACCTACAAGAGTAATATTACTGTTGATTTTACAAATAAGCAAGAGGTCATGCGATACTTTGATCGATTATATAGTACTACTTGTTTAGGTTATGCAACCAACTTAATTATTAAAAAAGAAAAATGGGATAATGTTAATTGTGATAAATATATTGGTACACAGTATATACATGTAGCAAAATATTTATCCTTACTCTATAAAAAAGGAAAATTAATGTTATTGGCGGATTGTCTGATTCTTTCAAGATTTGGTAATGATAATTTTTACAACAGCTTAAAACAGAGGATATTTATTGATTATATGGGCTTTTTAAAACTCTCCGATATGTTTAGTGATGATGCAGAGATTAAAAGACTTTTTTTAAATGTTGTACCTAGACATTATAACCGAGTATTTCTATATGCTGTTAGCTTAACTTCTAATTTATCAGTTGATGAAATTGAAATTATGCATAAATTAGGATATACAAAAAGAGATTTGGATATTTTGAAAACTAATAATAAACTGTTATCATTTGTATGCATGAATTGGAATATTTTTAAACAATTGTTTGTTGATTTTAATTGGTTTGTCAAGACTAGCTTCATTACTTTACAGAAAATTTTATGA